One window of the Solanum stenotomum isolate F172 chromosome 11, ASM1918654v1, whole genome shotgun sequence genome contains the following:
- the LOC125844329 gene encoding rust resistance kinase Lr10-like isoform X14 yields the protein MSKGNSQLKYFTLILQIIFLQTCHARKSKHYCPPSACGDIRNIHYPFRLNTDPEYCGEYQEFELACEGNQTVIWLFSKKLHVQGIGYDNRTIHLVDPTLQTQEQDDLCSFRPQLNFNQYNRIFKSYTYTNGYYKTIAEPIFMFNCPFAVNNSSTFVEISGCKLSRYTYLKIGEMNVSEVSDGCRAEFIGFTSWPNIKDAEINISLSDFHQAILYGFELYYPGFDERISVALMILMYLVAKFVIGLPLVIAFLVYKFKRRHLSMYDTIEGFLQTQNNFMPIRYNYSNIKRMTRGFKEKLGEGGYGTVYKGKLQSGRDTALKMLSKPKAGGQDFMNEVATIGRIHHVNVVGLVGYCVEGTKRALVYDFMPNGSLDKYISTSQEGSPLLSWQRKYDIILGVARGIGYLHRGCDVRILHFDIKPHNILLDENFIPKISDFGLAKLYPTDKSIVTLTAARGTIGYVAPELISRSIGAISYKADVYSFGMLLMEMLDLKRNEVANEEHSSQYFPYNIYDKFNKGKEIVVDEGANDDEKKIARKLSLIALL from the exons ATGTCTAAAGGAAACTCTCAGCTTAAATACTTTACATTAATCCTTCAAATCATCTTTCTGCAAACATGCCATGCTCGGAAGAGCAAACACTACTGTCCTCCTTCTGCTTGTGGCGATATCCGTAACATACACTACCCTTTTCGTTTAAACACCGATCCAGAATATTGCGGAGAATATCAAGAATTTGAATTAGCTTGTGAAGGTAACCAAACAGTTATATGGTTATTCTCCAAAAAGTTGCACGTTCAAGGCATCGGCTATGATAATCGGACAATTCACCTGGTAGATCCAACTTTACAAACACAAGAACAAGATGATCTATGCTCTTTCAGACCTCAGCTTAATTTCAACCAATACAATAGAATCTTTAAATCATATACGTATACTAATGGATATTATAAAACAATAGCTGAGCCCATCTTCATGTTCAACTGTCCGTTTGCTGTTAATAATTCTTCGACATTTGTGGAAATTAGTGGCTGCAAATTAAGCAGATACACTTATTTAAAGATTGGAGAAATGAATGTCTCTGAAGTGAGTGATGGATGCAGAGCAGAATTTATAGGCTTTACCTCATGGCCTAATATTAAAGATGCAGAGATCAACATTTCCCTTTCTGATTTTCATCAAGCAATCCTTTATGGCTTTGAGCTCTATTATCCGGGTTTCGATGAAAGGATAA GTGTTGCTTTAATGATTCTCA TGTATTTGGTAGCAAAATTTGTGATCGGCCTTCCGTTGGTAATTGCATTTCTCGTGTACAAATTCAAAAGGAGGCATTTGTCAATGTATGATACGATTGAAGGCTTTTTGCAAACACAGAACAATTTCATGCCAATCAGATATAATTACTCCAACATAAAGAGAATGACCAGAGGATTCAAAGAGAAATTAGGCGAGGGAGGTTACGGAACTGTGTACAAAGGAAAGCTTCAAAGTGGAAGAGATACAGCATTGAAGATGTTGAGCAAGCCTAAAGCCGGTGGGCAAGATTTCATGAATGAAGTAGCTACCATTGGAAGGATTCATCATGTCAACGTGGTTGGACTCGTGGGGTATTGCGTTGAGGGAACAAAGCGTGCTCTTGTTTACGACTTCATGCCCAACGGATCACTTGATAAGTACATCAGCACGAGTCAAGAAGGAAGTCCTCTGTTAAGTTGGCAGAGGAAGTATGACATTATTCTTGGAGTGGCTCGAGGAATTGGGTATTTGCATCGAGGCTGTGATGTACGAATTTTGCATTTTGAcatcaaaccacacaacattCTTTTGGATGAGAATTTCATTCCCAAGATTTCTGACTTTGGCCTTGCGAAATTATATCCAACAGATAAGAGCATTGTGACTCTCACGGCTGCTCGTGGAACGATTGGATATGTTGCTCCAGAGTTGATCAGCAGAAGCATTGGAGCAATCTCATACAAAGCTGATGTTTACAGCTTCGGAATGCTGCTAATGGAAATGTTGGACTTGAAGAGAAATGAAGTTGCAAATGAAGAGCATTCCAGCCAATACTTTCCTTATAATATTTACGATAAGTTCAACAAAGGGAAAGAGATTGTGGTGGATGAAGGAGCGAACGATGATGAAAAGAAGATTGCTAGGAAGCTGAGTTTGATTGCATTATTGTAA